A region of Chitinophaga horti DNA encodes the following proteins:
- a CDS encoding fibronectin type III domain-containing protein, with the protein MHQLLQRLCLCAGALCLAAPAFSQTDITEDGGVITSPHINWNSNENFPKLIDNYPGTKYQYESGAFTVVYEANFPSLVTQYAVTSAADNPDRDPMNWVLDGSNDGVNWTSLDQRFGQFFNARLERQLFTIATPGTYKQYRLIAFATREGRYIHLGEWELLSPVKTAIPASLTATLVPGQRVKIGWKDNATNETGYSVERSTDGRNYHIAALLPPNAKSYIDSNLATDQQYAYRVRAITTEGAGKASPAAIIRTEKGPSLDDITDFKEGRLTARYAYSGPEGLSKLTDNTPNSFLHMWNSPSWLLYYLPGGAVVTQYAFTVSNESAEYDPSDWTLEASNDSLNWTVLNTQHKQQFERGTRRVYAFANKSNYQYYRFQLANNSWGINLSELEILGKGEGSLSKDKPVTAGNFHAQGVSPYQVVLAWNDDANDETSYRLERSKDSIRWNTVDNLNPGTTLFYSRNLTPQTKYYYRLSAINRNGRSAYTYVSATTTPDESPLYWQEHWLEHRQLLKRVHNNKDVAFYFDNDVPANTTWMFTEFTAAWKYIKKTYGTFCDPKLYVVLHEDKYHGGHAAAVCDSNHDYRNVIDLGGEWSFRNDWNIGAPVHEIGHIVEGNSKDVRESPAFSIWGDSKWCEIFNYDVYKNIGWAEDAKAVYDQMQTHSDVFPRPGTYWFRDWFYPLYTRGDSSVTLNRYFELLADYFPQHNGVYTRRMNMGEFVHFWSGAAGYNLKAQADTAFGWNDEYEMQFKQARIDYPFTYPENCRPRPLPSKPWNQAHEYLTALWPNPASGTLYFNGPNDRTVYTVEAYALSGQRSLTARVSGKNAPIDVSALHTGLYLFAVSDQSGVLFTRKILITKPSGKGKYQG; encoded by the coding sequence ATGCATCAATTGCTACAAAGGCTCTGCCTCTGTGCGGGCGCGCTATGCCTTGCCGCGCCGGCATTTTCACAAACAGATATTACGGAAGACGGGGGCGTAATTACGTCGCCCCACATCAACTGGAACAGCAACGAAAATTTCCCTAAACTGATCGACAACTACCCCGGTACCAAATACCAGTATGAGTCGGGAGCGTTTACGGTGGTATACGAGGCGAACTTCCCTTCCCTGGTGACGCAATACGCGGTGACCAGTGCCGCAGATAATCCGGATCGCGACCCGATGAACTGGGTGCTGGATGGGAGCAATGACGGGGTGAACTGGACTTCCCTCGATCAGCGCTTTGGTCAGTTTTTCAACGCGCGCCTGGAACGCCAGTTGTTTACGATCGCTACACCCGGCACTTATAAACAATACCGCCTCATCGCCTTTGCAACCCGTGAGGGACGATATATTCACCTGGGCGAATGGGAACTGCTGTCGCCAGTGAAAACCGCGATACCCGCATCCTTAACGGCTACGCTCGTTCCTGGTCAACGGGTGAAAATCGGCTGGAAAGACAATGCAACGAATGAAACCGGTTATTCGGTGGAGCGATCTACCGATGGCCGCAATTATCACATCGCAGCGCTGCTGCCACCGAACGCTAAAAGTTATATCGACAGCAATCTCGCCACTGATCAGCAATATGCTTACCGCGTACGCGCCATCACCACCGAAGGTGCAGGCAAAGCGTCCCCGGCGGCGATCATTCGCACCGAAAAAGGTCCGTCTTTGGATGATATTACCGACTTCAAAGAAGGCCGCCTCACTGCCCGTTACGCCTACAGTGGGCCGGAGGGTTTATCTAAACTGACCGACAATACACCGAACAGTTTCCTGCATATGTGGAACAGCCCTTCCTGGCTGCTCTACTACCTGCCAGGCGGCGCAGTCGTGACACAATATGCCTTCACCGTAAGCAACGAATCTGCTGAATACGACCCCAGCGACTGGACGCTCGAAGCCTCCAACGACTCGCTCAACTGGACGGTCTTAAACACGCAGCACAAGCAACAGTTCGAGCGTGGTACCCGCAGGGTGTACGCTTTCGCGAACAAATCAAACTACCAATACTACCGCTTCCAGCTCGCCAATAATTCCTGGGGCATCAATCTTTCCGAACTGGAAATACTGGGTAAAGGTGAAGGCTCGCTTAGCAAAGACAAACCGGTAACGGCAGGCAACTTTCATGCACAAGGCGTATCTCCTTACCAGGTGGTGTTAGCCTGGAACGACGATGCCAACGACGAAACCAGCTATCGCCTCGAACGTTCGAAAGACAGCATCCGCTGGAACACGGTCGATAATCTCAATCCCGGTACGACCTTGTTCTACTCCCGCAACCTGACGCCGCAAACGAAGTATTACTACCGCTTAAGCGCCATCAACCGTAATGGGCGCTCGGCATACACCTATGTAAGCGCGACCACTACGCCCGACGAGTCGCCCCTTTACTGGCAGGAACATTGGCTCGAGCATCGCCAGCTGCTGAAGCGGGTGCACAATAACAAAGACGTCGCTTTTTATTTCGACAACGACGTGCCCGCCAACACTACCTGGATGTTTACGGAGTTTACCGCCGCCTGGAAGTACATCAAAAAAACGTACGGCACGTTCTGCGATCCTAAACTGTATGTAGTGTTGCATGAGGATAAGTACCACGGTGGCCACGCTGCTGCAGTATGTGACTCCAACCACGACTACCGTAATGTGATCGACCTGGGTGGGGAATGGTCGTTCCGCAACGATTGGAACATTGGTGCGCCGGTGCATGAGATCGGGCATATCGTGGAGGGTAACTCTAAAGATGTGCGCGAATCGCCGGCCTTCTCCATCTGGGGTGATAGCAAGTGGTGTGAAATTTTCAACTACGACGTATACAAAAACATCGGCTGGGCAGAAGATGCCAAAGCGGTGTATGACCAGATGCAAACGCATTCGGATGTGTTCCCACGACCTGGTACTTATTGGTTCCGCGACTGGTTCTACCCGCTGTATACCCGCGGTGACAGCAGCGTAACGCTGAACCGCTATTTCGAACTGCTGGCAGACTATTTCCCGCAGCATAATGGTGTATATACCCGCCGCATGAACATGGGTGAGTTTGTGCATTTCTGGAGCGGCGCCGCTGGTTATAACCTGAAAGCGCAGGCAGATACGGCTTTCGGCTGGAACGATGAATATGAGATGCAGTTCAAACAAGCCCGCATCGACTATCCGTTCACCTACCCCGAAAACTGCCGTCCCAGGCCACTGCCTTCCAAACCGTGGAACCAGGCGCACGAATATCTGACGGCGCTGTGGCCTAACCCTGCCTCCGGCACGTTGTATTTCAACGGTCCGAACGATCGTACGGTTTACACGGTAGAGGCCTACGCGCTCAGCGGGCAAAGATCCCTCACAGCCCGGGTGTCTGGTAAAAATGCACCGATTGACGTTTCAGCACTGCACACGGGTTTATACTTGTTTGCGGTGAGCGATCAATCGGGTGTGTTGTTTACGCGTAAAATATTGATTACTAAACCTTCGGGTAAAGGTAAATACCAGGGTTAA
- a CDS encoding response regulator, with amino-acid sequence MAQKFTCVLIDDDADDQEIFLYALKQIGENIECLVFDNGKEAIANLGDRAILPDYIFLDLNMPSMDGRQCLRAIKQLPHLDETPVIIYSTSSAPRDKQETAQMGARGYVEKQPSLSLLVAKLENYFKHDQDGHLQPGLHQNTH; translated from the coding sequence ATGGCCCAAAAATTTACGTGTGTACTGATTGACGATGATGCGGACGACCAGGAGATTTTTTTATATGCGCTCAAACAGATTGGAGAAAATATAGAGTGCCTGGTGTTCGATAATGGTAAGGAGGCGATCGCAAACCTCGGCGATCGCGCGATATTGCCTGACTATATATTCCTGGACCTGAACATGCCGAGTATGGACGGTCGGCAATGCCTGCGGGCGATCAAACAACTCCCACACCTGGACGAAACACCTGTGATCATATATTCCACTTCCTCGGCCCCGCGTGATAAACAGGAAACTGCGCAAATGGGCGCGAGAGGTTATGTAGAGAAACAGCCCAGCCTGTCCCTGCTGGTAGCAAAGCTCGAGAACTATTTTAAACACGACCAAGATGGACACTTACAGCCTGGACTTCATCAAAACACTCATTAG
- a CDS encoding PAS domain-containing sensor histidine kinase codes for MDTYSLDFIKTLISNERHSGASAGMYIKLLHSLPLAVFACDRDGFLQMYNNAAVTLWGREPKIGEEKWCGSFKIFHTDGRPMPFEESPLGIAMRGGKVMQGSELLIERPDGSRRVVTTNPMPIFDDNDELVGGVNILIDVTDQKQAAQKAFHLAAIVTSSEDAIASKTLEGIVTSWNESAERMFGWAASEIIGKSILTLVPQDRHMEEPLILQRIRNGERLSYFETKRLTKSGQLIDVSLTISPIKNERGEVIGASKIVRNITEEKKVQRKLQEEEERFRMAVAATKLGTWDYYVPANEFSLSHESLAICGIEETDNIYLELLLDHVSTEDVNALVTAASESFKPNSNGHFDIPFRFFRLNDNGQRWLRMQGTVFFDQLGHAESVVGTLLDITEEMQARETLEELVRERTAELQLINEQLQRSNRELEQFAYITSHDLQEPLRKIQTFSDLISDCPDDKQLRDKFLPKINKAAAHMSELIRQVLNFSRLSNDLQLPASVDLNLVVREVFAEFDLLVEEKHAYLRCAELPVIRGIHHQLVQLFRNLVGNSLKFCTTAPKIAIDYDVVNKADLPVEAPAGNPAKTFARIVLRDNGIGFEQQYADKIFLIFKRLNNKDQYAGTGVGLALCKKIVENHGGLIMAESKHGEGAAFNIYLPL; via the coding sequence ATGGACACTTACAGCCTGGACTTCATCAAAACACTCATTAGCAACGAACGCCATTCCGGCGCTTCGGCAGGCATGTACATCAAGTTATTACACAGTTTACCGTTAGCCGTATTTGCCTGTGACCGGGATGGTTTCCTGCAGATGTACAATAACGCCGCTGTGACACTCTGGGGGCGGGAACCGAAAATCGGCGAAGAAAAATGGTGCGGTTCATTTAAAATATTTCATACAGACGGGCGGCCGATGCCTTTCGAGGAAAGTCCGCTCGGCATTGCCATGCGCGGAGGGAAAGTGATGCAGGGTTCAGAACTGCTGATTGAACGGCCCGACGGTAGCCGCCGCGTCGTTACCACTAACCCGATGCCGATATTCGACGATAACGACGAACTGGTAGGTGGCGTAAACATTCTCATTGATGTAACCGATCAGAAACAGGCGGCGCAAAAAGCATTTCACCTGGCGGCGATCGTTACTTCTTCTGAAGATGCGATCGCCAGTAAAACATTGGAAGGCATCGTGACCAGCTGGAACGAATCGGCGGAACGCATGTTCGGCTGGGCCGCTTCGGAAATCATCGGCAAATCAATATTGACACTGGTACCGCAGGACAGGCATATGGAAGAACCGCTGATCCTGCAACGCATTCGTAACGGTGAGAGACTTAGTTATTTTGAAACGAAAAGGCTGACGAAGAGCGGGCAGCTGATCGATGTATCACTCACCATCTCCCCTATTAAAAATGAACGCGGCGAGGTAATCGGCGCGTCTAAGATAGTGCGGAACATCACCGAAGAAAAGAAGGTACAGCGTAAGCTGCAGGAAGAGGAAGAACGCTTTAGAATGGCCGTGGCCGCTACAAAGCTGGGCACCTGGGATTATTACGTACCTGCGAACGAATTCTCGCTCAGCCACGAAAGCCTGGCGATCTGCGGCATTGAAGAAACCGATAACATCTATTTAGAATTATTACTTGATCACGTTAGTACAGAAGATGTAAACGCCCTGGTAACGGCTGCCAGCGAGTCGTTCAAGCCCAATAGTAACGGACATTTCGACATCCCCTTCCGCTTTTTCCGGTTGAATGATAACGGACAAAGATGGCTGCGTATGCAGGGAACGGTGTTCTTCGATCAACTGGGGCATGCGGAAAGTGTGGTTGGCACCCTGCTGGATATTACTGAGGAAATGCAGGCGCGGGAAACGCTGGAAGAACTGGTACGTGAAAGAACAGCCGAACTGCAACTCATCAACGAACAACTGCAACGCTCCAACCGCGAACTGGAGCAATTTGCCTATATCACCAGCCACGACTTACAGGAGCCACTGCGTAAGATCCAGACCTTCTCTGATTTGATCAGCGACTGTCCGGACGATAAGCAACTGCGCGATAAATTTCTCCCGAAAATCAACAAGGCAGCTGCGCATATGTCGGAACTCATCCGCCAGGTTTTAAACTTCTCCCGCCTGTCGAACGACCTGCAATTGCCGGCCAGCGTGGATTTAAATCTCGTTGTGAGAGAAGTATTCGCCGAATTTGACCTGTTGGTAGAAGAAAAGCATGCGTACCTGCGATGTGCGGAGCTGCCTGTGATCAGGGGTATTCATCATCAATTGGTACAACTGTTCCGCAATCTCGTTGGCAACTCGCTGAAGTTCTGCACCACGGCACCAAAAATCGCGATCGATTATGATGTGGTGAACAAGGCAGACCTGCCCGTGGAAGCGCCTGCAGGCAACCCAGCAAAAACCTTTGCCCGCATTGTGCTGCGCGATAACGGCATTGGGTTCGAGCAACAGTATGCGGATAAGATATTCCTGATATTTAAGCGGCTAAATAACAAAGACCAGTACGCCGGTACAGGCGTTGGACTGGCCTTATGTAAAAAGATCGTAGAAAACCATGGGGGGCTTATCATGGCCGAAAGTAAACATGGAGAGGGCGCGGCATTTAACATTTACCTGCCTTTATAA
- a CDS encoding YhcH/YjgK/YiaL family protein has protein sequence MILDTLQNAHLYFGLGDKFVKAFEYLVKTDFNALPKGKYEIDGQNIFAIVNEYDTVDASAEQMEAHKKYIDVQYIVSGAELIGHDFLQQKEPSKAYDPEADYMLFAEKPSFFSKLEKDHFAIFFPSDLHMPNLRIDAPAAVKKVVIKISVN, from the coding sequence ATGATCCTAGACACGCTTCAGAATGCGCACCTTTACTTCGGCCTCGGCGATAAGTTTGTAAAGGCGTTCGAATATCTTGTTAAAACAGATTTTAATGCACTGCCCAAAGGCAAGTACGAAATAGACGGACAAAACATCTTCGCGATCGTCAATGAATATGATACGGTAGATGCGTCTGCAGAACAGATGGAAGCGCATAAGAAATACATCGACGTGCAATACATCGTAAGCGGTGCAGAACTCATCGGGCACGACTTCCTGCAACAAAAGGAACCTTCGAAAGCATATGATCCGGAAGCTGATTATATGTTGTTTGCAGAGAAGCCATCTTTCTTCAGCAAGCTGGAAAAAGACCATTTCGCAATTTTTTTCCCCAGTGACCTGCATATGCCGAACCTCCGCATCGACGCGCCTGCAGCGGTGAAGAAAGTAGTGATCAAGATCAGCGTTAACTGA
- a CDS encoding DNA alkylation repair protein: protein MGLLKDIYNTSFYKELASCLHTAVPGFNKARFLRDVDVPALYDMELKARMRHTTQVLHAHLSQDYPTALQQISALLVELRRRKFGEYALVFMFLPDYIECYGLQHYGPSVKALEEVTQFISCEFAVRPFLLQYGDKMLKQMERWSKHKSPHVRRLSSEGARPRLPWAIAVPMLKKDPALVLPILENLKQDPDPSVRKSVANNLNDISKEHPALVLDVAVRWKGLGPETDAIIKHGCRTMLKRGDAAIFSHYALDSSFLGFSAFKIHTKTVQSGDYLEFSFTVKNNDAVLQKVRLEYAIYYRMQRDQFTRKVFKISERDMLPGESQNIRRRQSFKPITTRRYYEGSHQVAVILNGTEQTPGNFVLRLT, encoded by the coding sequence ATGGGATTACTAAAAGATATTTACAATACTTCGTTTTATAAAGAGCTGGCTTCCTGCCTCCACACTGCTGTTCCGGGCTTTAATAAAGCGCGGTTCCTCAGGGACGTTGATGTACCTGCGTTGTACGATATGGAGCTAAAAGCGCGAATGCGCCATACCACACAGGTACTGCACGCACACCTTTCGCAGGACTACCCCACTGCACTGCAACAAATATCGGCCCTGCTGGTGGAACTGCGCAGGCGTAAGTTCGGGGAGTACGCACTGGTGTTCATGTTCCTGCCGGACTATATCGAATGTTACGGCCTGCAGCACTACGGCCCTTCTGTTAAAGCATTGGAGGAAGTAACGCAGTTCATCTCCTGTGAATTTGCCGTACGCCCGTTCCTGTTACAGTATGGTGATAAAATGCTGAAACAGATGGAACGTTGGTCAAAACACAAAAGTCCGCACGTAAGGCGACTATCCAGCGAAGGCGCACGCCCTCGTTTGCCCTGGGCCATAGCAGTACCGATGCTGAAGAAAGACCCCGCGCTCGTACTGCCCATCCTCGAAAATCTGAAGCAGGACCCCGACCCATCGGTGCGTAAAAGTGTGGCCAACAACCTGAACGACATATCCAAAGAACATCCGGCCCTCGTGCTGGACGTGGCCGTTCGGTGGAAAGGCCTGGGTCCGGAAACAGATGCGATCATCAAACACGGTTGCCGTACGATGCTGAAACGCGGCGACGCGGCCATCTTTAGCCATTATGCACTGGACAGCAGCTTTCTCGGTTTCAGTGCTTTTAAAATACATACGAAAACAGTACAGTCTGGCGATTACCTGGAGTTCAGTTTTACGGTGAAGAATAATGATGCGGTCTTGCAGAAGGTGCGGCTGGAGTATGCGATCTACTACCGCATGCAGCGCGATCAGTTTACACGTAAAGTATTTAAGATCAGCGAACGCGATATGCTGCCTGGCGAAAGCCAGAACATCCGGCGCAGGCAATCGTTCAAACCGATCACAACGCGGCGGTATTACGAGGGCAGCCACCAGGTGGCGGTGATCCTGAACGGAACAGAGCAAACGCCGGGAAACTTCGTGCTACGGCTGACTTAG
- a CDS encoding phosphatase PAP2 family protein: MRIGFLALLLCQGTLAQAQLNPDTVQPANIMVNQSKPDTFRVPPPIRYSRQQLFVPVGLVVSGILTNANGDDAIKMEIKEMRNVNMRDFSTKIDNYLQYSPVVIAYGLDALGVKSRNPVIERSLILAKGAVLNYVTVNALKRVTRQLRPDETTYNSWPSGHTANAFAAATFLSEEYKHRFKWMPYAAYGLASTVGALRIANNRHYISDVLAGAGFGYLSMKVAYWTHQYRWSKKHRKSYPVF; the protein is encoded by the coding sequence ATGAGAATTGGCTTTTTGGCGCTGTTGCTGTGTCAGGGTACCCTGGCGCAGGCGCAGCTAAATCCCGACACCGTGCAGCCGGCCAATATTATGGTCAACCAGTCTAAACCGGATACCTTCCGTGTTCCGCCTCCTATCCGCTATTCCCGTCAACAACTGTTCGTTCCCGTGGGGCTGGTCGTTTCCGGCATTCTGACCAATGCAAACGGGGATGATGCGATCAAGATGGAGATCAAAGAGATGCGTAACGTGAATATGCGCGACTTCAGTACCAAGATCGATAACTACCTGCAATACTCCCCCGTAGTGATTGCGTACGGACTGGACGCATTAGGCGTGAAGTCCCGCAACCCGGTAATCGAGCGCAGCCTGATACTCGCTAAAGGCGCGGTATTGAACTACGTTACCGTAAATGCGCTGAAACGGGTAACCCGCCAATTGCGGCCGGATGAAACCACTTACAATTCCTGGCCTTCGGGGCATACGGCCAACGCATTTGCCGCGGCGACTTTTCTAAGTGAAGAATATAAGCATCGCTTTAAGTGGATGCCATACGCTGCTTACGGCCTGGCCTCTACGGTGGGAGCGTTACGCATTGCCAACAACCGTCACTACATCAGCGATGTACTGGCCGGCGCGGGCTTCGGATATCTGTCTATGAAAGTAGCTTACTGGACGCACCAATACCGGTGGAGCAAGAAACATCGCAAATCCTATCCCGTATTCTGA